From the genome of Acidobacteriota bacterium, one region includes:
- a CDS encoding nucleoside-diphosphate kinase encodes MRTLAIIKPDGVRQNNIGDIIKMFEENKFKIVGMKMLHLSKKQAEGFYAVHSARPFFDSLTTFMSSGPVVVMVLEGDDAIARLRTVMGATNPANAAEGTIRKRFATTIEYNVIHGSDAPETAAVEIAYYFNQLVLVG; translated from the coding sequence ATGAGAACACTTGCGATTATCAAACCGGATGGCGTGCGTCAGAATAATATCGGCGACATCATCAAGATGTTTGAAGAAAACAAATTCAAGATTGTCGGCATGAAGATGCTGCATCTATCGAAGAAGCAGGCCGAAGGTTTTTACGCGGTGCATAGCGCGCGGCCGTTCTTCGACAGCCTTACCACTTTTATGAGTTCCGGGCCGGTGGTGGTGATGGTGCTCGAAGGCGACGACGCCATCGCGCGTCTGCGCACGGTGATGGGCGCGACCAATCCCGCCAACGCCGCCGAGGGCACCATCCGCAAGCGCTTTGCCACGACCATCGAGTACAACGTGATCCACGGCTCGGATGCGCCGGAGACGGCGGCGGTCGAGATCGCGTATTACTTCAACCAGCTTGTGCTGGTTGGCTAG
- a CDS encoding OsmC family peroxiredoxin: protein MVRIRRMAQTGLRVVAVMKSPHCVVVKAASTEPSRPVVNAAKKSLTLDMPELLGGNDRGVMPLEALMAAYAGSLNVTGNFVAHTSEFDLKSWQFTVWAEFDPSGIWGLNKVTKPIHVVHVEATVVTSESEKRLRELRATTEQRDPLHQLLKKAGVKFQQKWTRVKPGGRA, encoded by the coding sequence ATGGTACGCATCAGACGGATGGCTCAGACAGGTTTACGCGTCGTGGCGGTGATGAAGTCCCCCCACTGCGTGGTAGTGAAGGCGGCGTCAACGGAACCGAGTCGCCCGGTGGTGAATGCGGCGAAGAAGTCGCTCACGCTGGACATGCCGGAGCTGCTCGGCGGCAATGATCGTGGCGTGATGCCTCTCGAAGCGCTGATGGCGGCTTATGCCGGGTCGCTGAACGTTACCGGAAATTTTGTGGCGCACACCTCCGAGTTTGATCTCAAGAGTTGGCAGTTCACGGTGTGGGCCGAGTTTGATCCGAGCGGCATTTGGGGGCTGAACAAGGTTACCAAGCCCATTCACGTGGTGCATGTCGAAGCGACCGTGGTTACCAGCGAATCGGAGAAGCGATTGCGCGAGTTGCGCGCGACCACCGAGCAGCGCGATCCCCTGCACCAGTTGCTCAAGAAGGCTGGCGTGAAGTTCCAGCAGAAGTGGACACGCGTGAAGCCAGGTGGGCGCGCGTAA
- a CDS encoding exodeoxyribonuclease VII large subunit: MEPSQFQLSFAAPERRIFKVSELSKRVRERLETEFADIWVEGEISNYRPAPSGHLYFTLKDESAQLRCVCFKTSARLLKFRPEDGLQVTARGRISVYEARGEYQLYVELLEPRGVGALQLAFEQLKKQLAFEGLFAVERKKPLPRFPRRIGIITSPRGAVVQDMIRILERRHKNLHLLVYPVRVQGEGAAEEIINGLRHFHTAPPKGTAVDVIIIARGGGSLEDLWAFNEEKLARAISKCTIPIISAVGHETDFTIADFVADLRAPTPSAAAELVIETAEQIEQRLAAYESNMRRAIQFQLLQRRQELTEWMAGRGFQTLRAVVEQAAQRADEATAQLTEAALLALRNARRRWERHDAVLQHMDLRGRQQRARLQLGQLSGEMGQHMRMLLGARRRSLGPLLAQLDSLSPRRILERGYAIAFDANGKILKDAAQSGEGQPITVQLARGRLAVNVNKIIP, from the coding sequence ATGGAACCCAGTCAATTCCAACTCAGCTTCGCGGCGCCCGAGCGGCGCATCTTCAAGGTCAGCGAGCTGAGCAAGCGCGTGCGCGAGCGGCTGGAGACGGAGTTCGCCGACATCTGGGTCGAGGGCGAAATCTCCAACTACCGCCCCGCGCCCTCGGGGCACCTCTATTTCACATTGAAAGATGAATCGGCGCAGTTGCGCTGCGTCTGCTTCAAGACCAGCGCGCGCCTGCTGAAGTTCCGTCCCGAGGACGGCTTGCAGGTCACCGCGCGCGGGCGCATCAGCGTGTATGAGGCGCGCGGCGAGTATCAGCTTTACGTCGAGTTGCTGGAGCCGCGCGGCGTGGGCGCGCTGCAATTGGCCTTCGAGCAATTGAAAAAGCAGCTCGCGTTCGAGGGCCTGTTCGCGGTGGAGCGCAAGAAGCCGTTGCCGCGTTTTCCACGCCGGATCGGCATCATTACTTCGCCGCGCGGCGCGGTGGTGCAGGACATGATCCGCATCCTCGAGAGGCGGCACAAGAATCTGCATCTGCTGGTCTATCCCGTGCGCGTGCAGGGCGAGGGCGCGGCGGAGGAGATCATCAATGGCCTGCGCCACTTTCACACGGCGCCGCCCAAGGGCACGGCTGTCGATGTGATCATCATCGCGCGCGGCGGCGGGTCGCTCGAAGACCTGTGGGCATTCAACGAAGAGAAGCTCGCGCGCGCGATCTCCAAATGCACCATTCCCATCATCTCGGCAGTGGGCCACGAGACGGATTTCACCATCGCCGACTTTGTCGCCGACCTGCGCGCGCCCACGCCCTCGGCGGCGGCGGAGCTGGTCATCGAGACCGCGGAGCAGATCGAGCAGCGTCTTGCCGCGTATGAGTCCAACATGCGCCGAGCCATCCAGTTTCAACTGTTGCAGCGCCGTCAGGAATTGACCGAGTGGATGGCAGGCCGCGGATTCCAGACGCTGCGCGCCGTGGTGGAGCAAGCCGCGCAGCGGGCTGACGAGGCCACCGCGCAACTGACCGAGGCCGCGCTGCTGGCGCTACGCAACGCCCGGCGGCGCTGGGAGCGCCATGATGCCGTGCTCCAGCACATGGACCTGCGCGGTCGGCAACAGCGCGCGCGGCTGCAACTCGGACAGTTATCCGGCGAGATGGGCCAGCACATGCGCATGCTGTTGGGTGCGCGGCGTCGCTCGCTCGGACCTCTGCTCGCCCAACTGGATTCACTGAGCCCGCGTCGTATTTTGGAACGCGGCTACGCGATTGCCTTCGATGCGAATGGGAAAATTCTGAAGGATGCCGCGCAGTCCGGCGAGGGCCAGCCCATCACCGTGCAGTTAGCGCGCGGGCGGCTGGCGGTGAACGTCAACAAGATAATTCCGTGA
- a CDS encoding TVP38/TMEM64 family protein, which yields MDRARNDNNGAVGIVRRKVMDQQPINQSTAHGQWWRPVLLAAAILAVLALAHLLGVRERLGGLREWIATLGAWGPVVFVLLYTAAVVAALPGSLLTLAGGALFGVVNGVALVSIASTLGASIDFLIARYFARAAVSRWLSRSEKFQMLDKLAGDRGAIIVALTRLVPLFPFNLLNYGFGLTAVPFRTYVFWSWLCMLPGTVLYVAGSDALFSGLSQGRVPWNIVAVIALMAALLAVLIPVARRRLNAPVPEASRKGKA from the coding sequence ATGGATCGCGCTCGGAATGACAACAATGGAGCGGTCGGTATCGTGAGGCGCAAGGTAATGGACCAGCAACCGATTAACCAATCCACAGCGCACGGCCAATGGTGGCGGCCCGTTCTTTTGGCCGCGGCGATACTGGCCGTACTCGCGCTGGCGCATCTGCTGGGCGTGCGGGAGCGGCTCGGCGGGCTGCGCGAATGGATTGCCACGCTGGGCGCGTGGGGGCCGGTGGTCTTTGTGCTGCTCTACACGGCGGCGGTGGTGGCGGCGCTGCCGGGTTCGCTGCTGACGCTGGCCGGCGGCGCGCTGTTCGGTGTGGTGAACGGCGTGGCGCTGGTGAGCATCGCTTCCACGCTGGGTGCCTCCATCGACTTCCTCATTGCACGCTACTTCGCGCGCGCAGCCGTTTCGCGCTGGCTGTCCCGCAGCGAAAAATTCCAGATGCTCGATAAACTGGCTGGCGATCGCGGCGCCATCATCGTCGCGCTGACCCGGCTGGTCCCGCTCTTTCCATTCAACCTGCTCAACTACGGATTCGGCCTCACCGCCGTGCCCTTTCGTACCTACGTTTTTTGGTCCTGGCTGTGCATGCTGCCGGGCACGGTGCTCTATGTGGCCGGCTCGGATGCGCTGTTCAGCGGCCTGTCGCAGGGCCGCGTACCATGGAATATCGTAGCCGTGATCGCGCTGATGGCCGCGCTGCTCGCCGTACTGATCCCCGTCGCTAGGCGCAGGCTCAACGCGCCGGTGCCGGAAGCCTCTCGAAAGGGAAAAGCATGA
- a CDS encoding type II toxin-antitoxin system HicB family antitoxin, with protein sequence MTFLVAITRDEDGMFVAECPSIPGCVSQGETEAEAESNIREAIKDCLEVRAESGLPLTVAVREVEVAV encoded by the coding sequence ATGACGTTCTTGGTTGCCATTACCAGAGACGAAGACGGGATGTTTGTCGCTGAATGCCCGTCGATACCCGGCTGCGTGAGCCAGGGAGAGACGGAAGCGGAGGCGGAGAGCAACATCCGTGAGGCCATCAAAGACTGTCTGGAGGTTCGCGCCGAAAGTGGCCTGCCGCTGACGGTGGCCGTGCGGGAAGTGGAAGTCGCGGTCTGA
- the sucD gene encoding succinate--CoA ligase subunit alpha, whose amino-acid sequence MSILVDEKTRVIVQGLGREGTFHATQCLNYGTQVVGGVKPGKGGTTQEVGDKKLPVFNTVEQAKKELNARVSLIFVPPAGAADAIMEAAAADIPLIVCITEGIPVFDMVKAWAYLKTTRSRLIGPNCPGIISPGKCKIGIMPAHIHKPGRVGVVSRSGTLTYEAVGQLTALGIGQSSCIGIGGDPIIGTTHKDAIEMFNADPNTDAIVMIGEIGGTAEEEAAAYIKEFVTKPVVGFIAGQTAPPGRRMGHAGAIISGGKGTAAEKMSVMRDAGITVVDSPAQIGQAVADCLGVKK is encoded by the coding sequence ATGAGCATTCTGGTTGATGAGAAGACGCGCGTAATCGTTCAGGGCCTCGGCCGCGAAGGAACGTTTCATGCCACGCAGTGCCTGAACTACGGCACGCAGGTGGTGGGTGGAGTGAAGCCCGGCAAGGGCGGCACGACGCAGGAAGTTGGCGACAAGAAGTTGCCCGTGTTCAATACGGTCGAGCAGGCGAAGAAGGAATTGAATGCGCGCGTGTCGCTGATCTTCGTGCCGCCGGCGGGCGCCGCCGACGCCATCATGGAGGCCGCCGCGGCGGACATCCCGCTGATCGTCTGCATCACCGAGGGTATTCCGGTGTTCGACATGGTGAAGGCCTGGGCGTATCTGAAGACGACGCGCTCGCGGCTAATTGGGCCGAACTGTCCCGGCATCATCTCGCCGGGCAAGTGCAAGATCGGCATTATGCCCGCGCACATCCACAAGCCGGGCCGGGTCGGCGTGGTCTCGCGCAGCGGAACGCTGACGTATGAAGCGGTCGGCCAGCTCACCGCGCTGGGCATCGGGCAGTCGAGCTGCATCGGCATTGGCGGCGATCCCATTATCGGGACGACGCACAAGGACGCCATCGAGATGTTCAACGCCGACCCCAACACCGACGCCATCGTCATGATCGGCGAGATCGGCGGCACGGCCGAGGAAGAGGCCGCGGCCTACATCAAGGAATTTGTGACGAAGCCTGTAGTTGGATTCATCGCCGGACAGACCGCGCCTCCCGGCCGCCGCATGGGCCACGCCGGCGCCATCATCAGCGGCGGCAAAGGCACGGCGGCGGAGAAGATGTCGGTCATGCGCGACGCGGGAATCACCGTGGTCGATAGCCCCGCGCAGATCGGCCAGGCCGTAGCGGATTGTTTGGGCGTGAAGAAGTAA
- a CDS encoding glycosyltransferase gives MSAGLTALSSLNNKHARDVPVAEMPGRISIIIPALNESATLRDCLPGRLPPEVCEVILADGGSTDATVAIARERGWKIVASPPGRATQMNAGAAFATGEILLFLHADTELPERYASEIRRVLALPKMLAGAFRLGIRSPRLSLRIIAWLANFRSATRQLPFGDQAIFISADQFRDVGGYPDLPIMEDYELMRRLRRRGRVGLARGSVLTSARRWQRLGVFQTTLINQSCQLAYRCGVSPNRIHRWYYGSRSE, from the coding sequence ATGTCTGCTGGATTAACTGCGCTGTCCAGTCTGAACAATAAGCATGCGCGCGACGTGCCGGTCGCGGAGATGCCGGGGCGCATCTCCATCATCATTCCCGCGCTGAATGAGTCCGCCACGCTGCGCGATTGTCTGCCGGGCCGCCTGCCCCCGGAAGTCTGTGAAGTGATTCTTGCCGATGGCGGCAGCACCGATGCGACCGTCGCCATCGCCCGTGAACGCGGCTGGAAGATTGTGGCATCACCACCCGGACGCGCCACGCAAATGAACGCGGGCGCGGCATTCGCCACGGGTGAAATTCTGCTCTTCCTCCATGCCGACACGGAACTACCCGAGCGCTACGCCTCCGAAATTCGGCGCGTGCTGGCGCTGCCGAAAATGCTCGCGGGCGCGTTTCGACTGGGGATTCGCTCCCCACGTCTCTCGCTGCGCATCATCGCCTGGCTGGCCAATTTCCGTTCAGCCACGCGGCAGCTTCCCTTTGGCGATCAGGCGATCTTCATCTCCGCGGATCAGTTTCGCGACGTCGGCGGATATCCCGATCTGCCGATCATGGAGGACTACGAACTCATGCGCCGCCTGCGCCGCCGCGGCCGCGTCGGCCTCGCTCGCGGCAGCGTGCTCACCTCGGCGCGCCGCTGGCAGCGGCTCGGCGTTTTCCAAACTACGCTCATCAATCAGTCGTGCCAACTGGCGTATCGCTGTGGCGTCTCGCCGAATCGGATTCACCGTTGGTATTATGGATCGCGCTCGGAATGA
- a CDS encoding ADP-forming succinate--CoA ligase subunit beta codes for MKIHEYQGKAIFRKYNVPVPDGEITDTPEGAEAIARKMGKPVVVKAQIHAGGRGKAGGVKIAKTPEEAKAHAATILGKKLVTIQTSPEGQMVRTLLVEETLPIARELYLGIVMDRASSGVVFMVSTEGGVEIEKVAHETPEKIVKEHVVPGLGLQAYQARKLAFALGLSAEMIPQATEFMMSLYRCFEATDASLAEINPLVVTSDGRLIALDAKINFDDNALFRHPDIREMRDLHEEEPLEVEASKYALNYIKLDGTVGCMVNGAGLAMGTMDIIQYAGGSPANFLDVGGGASAEQVKHAFEILLSDKNVKAVLINIFGGIMRCDIVATGVIQASKELGVKIPVVVRLEGTNVEQGQKLLRESGLNFTVANGMKDAAEKVVALAK; via the coding sequence ATGAAGATACACGAGTACCAGGGCAAGGCGATTTTTCGCAAGTATAACGTGCCGGTGCCGGACGGTGAGATCACCGACACGCCCGAGGGCGCTGAGGCCATTGCCCGCAAGATGGGCAAGCCGGTTGTGGTGAAGGCGCAGATTCACGCCGGCGGGCGCGGCAAGGCGGGCGGCGTGAAGATTGCCAAGACGCCGGAAGAGGCCAAGGCCCACGCGGCGACCATTCTCGGCAAGAAGCTGGTTACCATTCAGACCAGTCCCGAGGGACAGATGGTCCGCACGCTGCTGGTGGAAGAGACGCTGCCCATCGCGCGCGAACTCTACCTCGGCATCGTGATGGACCGCGCCTCGTCCGGCGTGGTGTTCATGGTGAGCACCGAGGGCGGCGTGGAGATTGAGAAGGTGGCTCACGAGACGCCGGAGAAGATTGTGAAGGAGCATGTCGTCCCTGGGCTGGGGTTGCAGGCTTATCAGGCGCGCAAGCTGGCTTTCGCGCTGGGCCTTTCCGCCGAGATGATTCCGCAGGCCACCGAGTTCATGATGTCGCTCTACCGCTGCTTCGAGGCCACGGACGCTTCGCTCGCCGAGATCAATCCCTTGGTGGTTACCTCCGATGGCCGTCTGATCGCGCTTGACGCCAAAATCAATTTCGACGACAACGCGCTGTTCCGCCACCCCGACATCCGCGAGATGCGCGACCTGCATGAGGAAGAGCCGCTCGAGGTGGAGGCCAGCAAGTATGCGCTGAACTACATCAAGCTCGACGGCACGGTCGGCTGCATGGTCAACGGCGCGGGCCTGGCCATGGGCACCATGGACATCATTCAATACGCGGGCGGCAGCCCGGCGAACTTCCTGGATGTCGGCGGCGGCGCGTCAGCGGAACAGGTGAAGCACGCCTTCGAGATTCTGCTCTCCGACAAAAACGTGAAGGCCGTCTTGATCAACATCTTCGGCGGCATCATGCGCTGCGACATTGTGGCCACCGGCGTAATCCAGGCGTCGAAGGAATTGGGCGTGAAGATTCCCGTGGTGGTGCGTCTCGAAGGAACCAACGTCGAACAAGGCCAGAAACTTCTGCGGGAGTCGGGCCTAAACTTTACAGTAGCCAATGGCATGAAGGACGCGGCGGAGAAGGTAGTGGCGCTGGCGAAGTAA
- a CDS encoding CDGSH iron-sulfur domain-containing protein, whose translation MAASNVTVRNNGPLVVEGDFQICDQDGGVFGLAGRTKISLCRCGLSENKPFCDGSHARQGFQNMQKARELPPPAPKP comes from the coding sequence ATGGCAGCATCAAATGTTACGGTTCGCAACAACGGGCCGCTGGTGGTGGAAGGTGATTTTCAAATCTGCGATCAGGATGGCGGCGTGTTCGGACTGGCCGGGCGCACCAAGATCAGCCTGTGTCGCTGCGGCTTGTCAGAGAACAAGCCGTTCTGCGATGGTTCGCACGCTCGGCAAGGTTTCCAGAATATGCAGAAGGCCCGCGAGTTGCCTCCTCCCGCGCCGAAGCCGTAG
- a CDS encoding mercuric reductase, protein MDAHNSALLANVHPADWQNPQPRARYNLVVIGAGTAGLVAAAGAAGLGAKVALVERALLGGDCLNTGCVPSKALIRAARAAAEMNFVRALGGSAERAPDFPTVMERLRALRARMSRHDSAARFSSLGVDVFIGSAQFASPQAVKVSAQSGVHRLNFSRAVIATGARAVIPPIPGLAEAGYYTNETIFNLTELPRRLIVIGSGPIGCELAQAFARLGATVTLVEKSAQFLPREDAAAAAVLLDALHHDGVDVRLRTSVERVTVEGGEKRVQVASHGVVDVLAADAILVGVGRAPNVDGLGLNAAGVKYDRANGIAVDDALRTSNARIYAAGDVCLLHKFTHTADAAARMVIQNALFTVGPLGRRKWSDVIIPWCTYTDPEIARVGLDEKQAAARGVAIDTFKVAMSDVDRAVLDADAASASNRPAGFLKINVRRGTDEILGATLVSSHAGESISEITLAITQRIGLGRLSGVIHPYPTQAEAIRKCADAYRRTRLTPGVKALFERWLRWRR, encoded by the coding sequence ATGGATGCGCACAACAGCGCTTTGCTCGCTAATGTGCATCCCGCCGATTGGCAGAATCCGCAGCCGCGCGCGCGTTACAACCTGGTAGTGATTGGCGCGGGTACGGCAGGTCTGGTAGCGGCGGCGGGCGCGGCGGGACTTGGCGCAAAGGTCGCTCTCGTCGAGCGCGCCCTGCTCGGTGGGGATTGTCTGAACACGGGCTGCGTGCCCTCGAAGGCGCTCATCCGCGCCGCGCGCGCTGCGGCAGAAATGAACTTCGTGCGTGCGCTCGGCGGCTCGGCGGAGCGCGCGCCTGACTTTCCCACCGTCATGGAGCGGCTGCGCGCGCTGCGCGCCCGCATGAGCCGCCATGATTCGGCAGCTCGCTTTTCTTCGCTCGGCGTGGATGTGTTCATCGGCAGCGCGCAGTTCGCATCACCGCAAGCAGTGAAGGTGAGTGCCCAGTCTGGTGTTCATCGGCTGAACTTTTCGCGCGCTGTAATCGCCACGGGCGCCCGCGCCGTCATCCCGCCGATCCCGGGGCTGGCCGAAGCCGGGTACTACACGAATGAAACCATTTTCAATCTTACCGAGCTGCCGCGGCGCCTGATAGTCATCGGCAGCGGGCCGATCGGCTGCGAGCTGGCGCAGGCCTTCGCGCGGCTGGGCGCGACCGTGACGCTGGTGGAGAAGTCCGCGCAATTTCTCCCGCGCGAGGATGCCGCTGCCGCCGCCGTGCTGCTCGATGCGTTGCACCACGACGGCGTGGATGTTCGGCTGCGCACATCCGTCGAGCGCGTTACCGTGGAGGGCGGCGAGAAGCGGGTGCAGGTCGCCAGCCATGGCGTCGTGGATGTGTTGGCAGCCGACGCGATTCTCGTGGGAGTGGGGCGCGCTCCCAACGTGGACGGGCTGGGGCTCAATGCCGCCGGAGTGAAGTATGACCGTGCCAACGGCATTGCCGTGGACGACGCGTTACGCACGTCGAACGCGCGCATCTACGCGGCGGGCGATGTCTGCCTGTTGCATAAGTTCACGCACACCGCCGACGCCGCGGCGCGCATGGTGATTCAGAATGCGCTGTTCACTGTTGGTCCGCTGGGGCGCAGGAAGTGGAGCGACGTTATCATCCCCTGGTGCACTTACACGGATCCGGAGATTGCGCGCGTGGGTCTCGATGAGAAGCAGGCCGCCGCGCGCGGCGTGGCCATCGACACCTTCAAGGTGGCCATGAGCGACGTGGATCGCGCCGTACTAGATGCCGACGCGGCTTCTGCAAGCAACCGCCCCGCCGGCTTCCTGAAAATTAATGTGCGCCGCGGCACGGACGAGATTCTGGGCGCGACGCTGGTGTCGAGCCACGCCGGAGAGAGCATCAGCGAGATCACTTTGGCCATTACGCAGCGCATTGGGCTGGGCCGCCTGAGCGGCGTGATTCACCCTTATCCCACACAGGCCGAAGCGATCCGCAAATGCGCCGACGCCTATCGCCGCACGCGGTTGACGCCCGGCGTGAAGGCGCTGTTCGAACGCTGGCTGCGCTGGCGGCGGTGA
- the trpD gene encoding anthranilate phosphoribosyltransferase, translating into MPTLFARKDLTREQARDIMEEIFAGKASGMQIAMFVTALRMKGEVTEELIGFVQAVRAHAAPVRAHVKVTQDMSDTGRESLAEPWNNDMLDTCGTGGDVSGTFNISTVVAFVVAAAGVRIAKHSNRSISSKCGSVDVIEAIGINVGLSPAAMSAAIDEVGISFLIAPSLHAAWKYAQPVRRDIKIRTVFNMLGPLCNPAGAASQLSGVYEPRMTGMHARVLAELGTRRAFVVHGLDGLDEITTTAETQIGEVNGKEVKEWRLKPEDYGIARTKMSDLLGGEIGENVAIIHAILNPGLDGEKGPKRDIVLLNAGAALAVAGRAPDINAGIALAAQTIDSGAAKKKLADYIAFTNRADIVAMK; encoded by the coding sequence ATGCCCACCCTGTTTGCGCGGAAGGATCTGACGCGCGAGCAGGCGCGCGACATCATGGAAGAAATTTTCGCCGGCAAGGCCAGCGGCATGCAGATTGCCATGTTCGTAACCGCGCTGCGCATGAAGGGCGAAGTGACCGAGGAGCTGATCGGCTTCGTGCAGGCTGTCCGCGCCCACGCCGCGCCGGTACGGGCACACGTGAAGGTCACCCAGGATATGTCGGACACAGGACGCGAGTCGCTCGCCGAGCCTTGGAACAACGACATGCTGGACACCTGCGGCACTGGCGGCGATGTCAGCGGTACGTTCAACATTTCGACCGTGGTGGCCTTCGTGGTGGCCGCCGCGGGCGTGCGCATTGCCAAGCACTCGAACCGGTCAATCTCGTCAAAATGCGGGAGCGTTGATGTAATCGAAGCAATCGGCATTAATGTTGGCCTCTCGCCCGCCGCGATGTCGGCCGCGATTGACGAAGTGGGCATCTCGTTCCTGATCGCGCCGTCGCTGCACGCGGCGTGGAAGTACGCGCAGCCGGTGCGCCGCGACATCAAGATTCGCACCGTGTTCAACATGCTGGGGCCGCTGTGCAACCCGGCGGGCGCAGCGTCGCAACTGAGCGGAGTATACGAGCCGCGCATGACCGGAATGCACGCCCGCGTGCTGGCCGAGCTGGGCACGCGCCGTGCGTTTGTGGTGCATGGCCTCGATGGCCTCGACGAGATCACCACCACCGCCGAGACGCAGATCGGCGAAGTCAACGGCAAGGAAGTGAAGGAGTGGCGGCTCAAGCCCGAGGACTACGGCATCGCGCGCACCAAGATGAGCGACCTGCTCGGCGGCGAGATCGGCGAGAACGTGGCCATCATCCACGCCATTTTGAATCCTGGGCTCGATGGCGAGAAAGGCCCCAAGCGAGACATCGTGCTGCTGAACGCCGGAGCCGCGCTGGCCGTGGCGGGCCGCGCGCCGGACATCAATGCAGGCATCGCGCTGGCCGCGCAGACGATTGACTCTGGCGCCGCCAAGAAGAAGCTCGCCGACTACATCGCTTTCACCAACCGCGCCGACATCGTAGCGATGAAATGA
- a CDS encoding TetR/AcrR family transcriptional regulator — MQNDTEGGLAFRAGTLLPATLPRPHAAKLVIRADAPRLDQIRAVGCDLLFQYGYSGMTMRQIAARLAIKAASIYYHFPSKQDILFDLMRRTATDLLEGLRRITQSGKGPAAQFEDAVRWHVLFHTQKREEAFVSHSELRSLEPDNLEAILKLREEYDRMFDSILKEGHRQGIFQAQPNGVVRNAILTMCTATAGWFSPEGRLSASEVADQMWSLIAAALLPPAAI; from the coding sequence ATGCAGAATGATACTGAGGGAGGGCTGGCATTTCGGGCAGGCACGCTGCTGCCCGCCACCCTCCCTCGTCCCCATGCAGCCAAGCTGGTGATCCGCGCCGATGCGCCGCGTCTCGATCAGATTCGCGCCGTCGGTTGCGATCTCCTTTTTCAATACGGCTATTCGGGCATGACCATGCGGCAGATCGCCGCGCGCCTCGCGATCAAAGCCGCCAGCATCTATTACCACTTCCCCAGCAAACAAGACATCCTGTTCGATCTGATGCGGCGCACCGCCACGGATCTGCTCGAAGGCCTGCGCCGGATCACGCAATCCGGCAAAGGCCCGGCCGCGCAGTTCGAGGACGCTGTGCGCTGGCACGTCCTGTTCCACACCCAGAAGCGCGAAGAGGCTTTTGTCAGCCACTCGGAACTGCGCTCGCTCGAACCCGATAATCTCGAGGCGATTCTCAAGCTGCGCGAAGAATACGACCGCATGTTCGACTCCATCTTGAAGGAAGGGCACCGCCAGGGAATTTTCCAGGCGCAGCCGAACGGCGTCGTGCGCAACGCCATCCTCACCATGTGTACGGCCACGGCGGGCTGGTTTTCGCCCGAGGGCCGCCTCTCCGCTTCTGAAGTCGCCGACCAGATGTGGAGCTTGATCGCCGCCGCGCTGCTCCCGCCCGCCGCAATATAA